The following proteins are encoded in a genomic region of Fundidesulfovibrio magnetotacticus:
- a CDS encoding HEAT repeat domain-containing protein gives MGEHDELLGQLRSGDVELEREAAFAAGDGKILEAVPLLVTLVQSQNLGVQEAADRALRLIGGPAVVQAIAPLLRSDDPPARNIAMDVMREVGDQDFPTLVALLHDDDPDMRIFATDIMGSTNTVQAVAPLCEALLKDPEVNVRYQAAVSLGVLGKPEAAKCLNKALADDEWVQFAVIESLAKIRDESSVSALVGALGKSTDLVASMIVDALGEIGNIKAVTMLIKRLDDSPAALRNKICKAVVNILGGKSLTLLSEHEREKFREYLVAALQDEDEEIQDAAVHGLAFVGGEKPARAVLALAGGLDQDRAQERIELCVASLATMGLSRALEESLAFGPAPEALVAVEALSRIGGEQVSRLFMDTFWKRDRDVQRAIAGALLQVAGAEAVDFFLDALERHADGTVLKGAIAFLGQKMRVDKAAERIFSLLGHPYDDVKEAALEACVALGGEEMNDRFLAMAGSPEPLERLMAVYALGRIDLEKNIEALRAALEDEVPDIRKVALEAVAQLCGPESDGLNLLVSRLMDESREVRLAVVEQIGNCSLKEGNEYLVQALDDPDDWVRIRAMEALGIRCAEEAVPRLVELLESPNKLLALKVIETLGEIGGKAAFRALLDVVGSQDQELSEAAENAISKIQDEQGEDR, from the coding sequence ATGGGCGAGCATGACGAACTGTTGGGCCAGCTTCGATCCGGCGATGTCGAACTGGAGCGCGAAGCCGCGTTCGCGGCGGGCGACGGCAAGATTCTCGAGGCCGTGCCGCTGCTCGTCACGCTGGTGCAAAGCCAGAATCTCGGGGTGCAGGAGGCCGCGGACCGCGCCCTGCGCCTGATCGGCGGCCCTGCCGTGGTGCAGGCCATCGCCCCGCTCCTGCGCTCCGACGACCCGCCCGCCCGCAACATCGCCATGGACGTCATGCGCGAGGTGGGCGACCAGGACTTCCCCACCCTCGTGGCGCTTCTGCACGACGACGATCCCGACATGCGCATCTTCGCCACGGACATCATGGGCTCCACCAACACCGTGCAGGCCGTGGCCCCCCTGTGCGAGGCCCTGCTCAAGGACCCAGAGGTCAACGTGCGCTACCAGGCCGCCGTGAGCCTCGGCGTGCTGGGCAAGCCCGAGGCCGCCAAGTGCCTGAACAAGGCCCTGGCCGACGACGAATGGGTGCAGTTCGCCGTCATCGAATCCCTGGCCAAGATCCGCGACGAATCCTCCGTGAGCGCCCTGGTGGGCGCGCTGGGCAAGTCCACGGACCTTGTGGCTTCCATGATCGTGGACGCCCTGGGCGAGATCGGCAACATCAAGGCCGTGACCATGCTCATCAAGCGCCTGGACGACTCGCCAGCGGCGCTTCGCAACAAGATCTGCAAGGCCGTGGTGAACATCCTGGGCGGCAAATCGCTCACGCTGCTCTCCGAGCACGAACGGGAGAAGTTCCGGGAATACCTGGTGGCGGCCCTCCAGGACGAGGACGAGGAAATCCAGGACGCCGCCGTGCACGGGCTTGCTTTCGTGGGCGGCGAGAAGCCCGCCCGGGCCGTTCTGGCGCTGGCGGGCGGCCTGGACCAGGACAGGGCCCAGGAGCGCATTGAGCTTTGCGTTGCATCCCTGGCCACCATGGGGCTCAGCCGGGCGCTGGAAGAGTCTCTGGCGTTCGGGCCGGCCCCCGAAGCCCTCGTGGCCGTCGAGGCCCTCTCGCGCATCGGCGGCGAGCAGGTCTCCAGACTCTTCATGGACACTTTCTGGAAGCGCGACCGCGACGTGCAGCGCGCCATCGCCGGGGCCCTGCTCCAAGTCGCCGGGGCAGAGGCCGTGGACTTCTTCCTGGACGCTCTGGAGCGGCACGCCGACGGAACGGTGCTCAAGGGAGCCATCGCCTTCCTGGGCCAGAAGATGCGCGTGGACAAGGCCGCGGAGCGCATCTTCTCCCTGCTGGGCCACCCCTACGACGACGTGAAGGAAGCCGCCCTGGAGGCCTGCGTGGCCCTGGGCGGCGAGGAAATGAACGACCGTTTCCTGGCGATGGCCGGTTCCCCCGAACCCCTGGAGCGGCTCATGGCGGTCTACGCCCTCGGCCGCATCGATCTTGAGAAGAATATCGAGGCCCTGCGCGCCGCCCTGGAAGACGAGGTGCCCGACATCCGCAAGGTGGCCCTGGAAGCGGTGGCCCAGCTCTGCGGGCCGGAATCCGACGGCCTGAACCTTCTGGTGTCGCGGCTCATGGACGAATCGCGCGAGGTGCGCCTGGCCGTGGTGGAGCAGATCGGCAACTGCTCGCTCAAGGAAGGCAACGAGTACCTCGTGCAGGCCCTGGACGACCCGGACGACTGGGTGCGCATCCGGGCCATGGAGGCCCTGGGCATCCGCTGCGCCGAAGAGGCGGTGCCCCGGCTGGTGGAGCTGCTGGAAAGCCCCAACAAACTCCTGGCGCTCAAGGTCATCGAAACCCTGGGCGAGATCGGAGGAAAGGCGGCCTTCCGGGCCCTCCTGGATGTGGTAGGCTCGCAGGACCAGGAACTGTCGGAAGCCGCCGAGAACGCCATCTCGAAAATCCAGGACGAGCAGGGAGAGGATCGCTAA
- a CDS encoding chemotaxis protein CheW → MKTLEDYFAQSVALPDQEGPKDLNGVEREFLEKYVGMGWENTPQGKALAVPVQAEQVMAPPPDRQDVPEGDDLESSLMAEEELRLVSFHVQSEVFAVPIMLVQEVLRAVPATKLPAAPPHLAGVTNLRGKVTPLVDLACLLGLRAEGGQPDNFLIVCRLHGMQIGLLVRAIDTMYRAPRADIEWGIESQLGVSAGLMAGLYKSGDRLIQILSISRLFQKVLKS, encoded by the coding sequence GTGAAGACACTGGAAGACTACTTCGCCCAGAGCGTGGCCCTGCCCGACCAGGAGGGACCCAAGGACCTTAACGGGGTCGAAAGGGAATTCCTGGAAAAATACGTGGGCATGGGCTGGGAGAACACCCCCCAGGGCAAGGCCCTGGCCGTGCCGGTGCAGGCCGAGCAGGTGATGGCTCCACCGCCGGACCGCCAGGATGTCCCGGAAGGGGACGACCTTGAATCGAGCCTGATGGCCGAGGAAGAACTGCGTCTGGTGAGCTTCCACGTGCAGTCCGAGGTGTTCGCCGTGCCCATCATGCTGGTGCAGGAGGTGCTGCGGGCCGTGCCCGCCACGAAGCTTCCGGCCGCGCCTCCCCACCTGGCGGGCGTCACCAACCTGCGCGGGAAGGTCACCCCCCTGGTGGACCTGGCCTGTCTGCTGGGGCTTCGCGCGGAAGGCGGACAACCCGACAACTTTCTCATCGTGTGCCGCCTGCACGGCATGCAGATCGGCCTGCTCGTGCGGGCCATCGACACCATGTACCGCGCCCCCCGCGCGGACATCGAATGGGGCATCGAGTCCCAGCTTGGGGTCAGCGCGGGGCTCATGGCCGGGCTCTACAAGTCCGGCGACCGGCTGATCCAGATCCTGTCCATCAGCCGTTTGTTCCAGAAAGTGCTCAAGAGCTAG
- a CDS encoding response regulator — MSKTILIVDDSKTVRNLVAFIMKKEGFKVVTAEDGLDGLERLYSADRIDLIISDINMPRMDGFTFIKSVREQEAYRDIPIVVLSTEGQEKDIQAGLSIGANMYMVKPAQPEKMLKNVKMLLG; from the coding sequence ATGTCCAAGACGATCCTCATCGTGGATGATTCGAAAACGGTGCGCAACCTTGTGGCCTTCATCATGAAGAAAGAAGGCTTCAAGGTGGTCACGGCCGAGGACGGCCTCGACGGGCTGGAGCGGCTCTATTCGGCCGATCGCATCGATCTGATCATCTCAGACATCAACATGCCTCGCATGGACGGCTTCACGTTCATCAAGAGCGTTCGCGAGCAGGAGGCCTACCGCGACATACCCATCGTGGTTCTCTCCACCGAAGGCCAGGAGAAGGACATCCAGGCCGGCCTCTCCATCGGCGCGAACATGTATATGGTCAAGCCGGCCCAGCCGGAGAAAATGCTCAAGAACGTCAAGATGCTCCTCGGCTAA
- a CDS encoding protein-glutamate methylesterase/protein-glutamine glutaminase produces the protein MISVVVVDDSAFMRKALASMLEKDPEIRVVATARDGQEGLEVIRKHNPDVITLDIEMPRMDGLTALRHIMMEMPKPVLMVSSLTVEGAEATLKAMELGAVDFIPKQLSKVSLDIVKIEEDLQAKVKQVARRKLRPPLSLRRPCPPAGSVPCAPAHSASAAEPRRDVTRPSGSVLRDVVAIGVSTGGPPAVQNVLSALPKDFPAAIIIAQHMPAAFTGPFAKRLDGICQVSVKEAETGDRLAPGQVFIAPGGKHLKLHQKVSRVEIEITGEPAEALYKPSANVLVASAAEAVGKRALGVILTGMGSDGLEGVKVLKQKGGRALAQSDSTCVVYGMPKAIVDAGLADEIVDIDEMAHAIMSNLYK, from the coding sequence GTGATCAGCGTTGTCGTGGTCGACGATTCGGCCTTCATGCGGAAGGCCCTGGCCTCCATGCTCGAAAAGGACCCGGAGATCCGGGTCGTCGCCACGGCCCGAGATGGCCAGGAGGGCCTGGAGGTCATCCGCAAGCACAATCCCGACGTCATCACCCTCGACATCGAAATGCCGCGCATGGACGGGCTTACGGCCCTGCGCCACATCATGATGGAAATGCCCAAGCCCGTGCTCATGGTCAGCTCCCTCACGGTGGAGGGCGCCGAGGCCACGCTCAAGGCCATGGAACTGGGCGCGGTGGACTTCATCCCCAAGCAGCTTTCCAAGGTGTCCCTGGATATCGTGAAGATCGAGGAGGACCTGCAGGCCAAGGTCAAGCAGGTGGCGCGGCGCAAGCTGCGTCCGCCCCTGTCCCTGCGCAGGCCCTGCCCCCCGGCCGGAAGCGTCCCCTGCGCCCCTGCCCACTCCGCGTCGGCCGCGGAACCCCGCAGGGACGTGACGAGGCCCTCGGGTTCGGTGCTGCGCGACGTTGTGGCCATCGGCGTCTCCACGGGCGGCCCGCCTGCCGTGCAAAACGTGCTCTCGGCCCTCCCCAAGGACTTCCCGGCGGCCATCATCATCGCCCAGCACATGCCGGCGGCCTTCACCGGCCCCTTCGCAAAGCGCCTGGACGGCATCTGCCAGGTGAGCGTCAAGGAGGCCGAAACCGGAGACAGGCTTGCCCCGGGCCAGGTGTTCATCGCCCCGGGAGGGAAGCACCTGAAGCTCCACCAGAAGGTGAGCCGCGTGGAGATCGAGATCACGGGCGAACCCGCCGAGGCGCTCTACAAGCCTTCGGCCAACGTGCTGGTGGCCTCGGCCGCCGAGGCCGTGGGCAAGCGCGCCCTGGGCGTGATCCTCACGGGCATGGGGTCCGACGGCCTGGAGGGCGTGAAAGTCCTCAAGCAGAAGGGCGGACGCGCCCTGGCCCAGTCCGATTCCACCTGCGTGGTCTACGGCATGCCCAAGGCCATCGTGGACGCCGGGCTTGCCGACGAGATCGTGGACATCGACGAGATGGCGCACGCCATCATGAGCAACCTGTACAAATAG
- a CDS encoding RelA/SpoT family protein, producing MIRINEIMDKVAPYMDQAGQDLITKAYVYSAAAHAGQTRLSGEPYLSHPLEVANILAEMRLDAASVSAGLLHDTVEDTYATVDEIEEQFGEEVADVVDGVTKISLMSFETKEEAQAENIRKMVLAMAEDIRVILVKLADRLHNMRTLDFQKPLKRQLISQETMDIYAPLANRLGLHRIKVELEDLSFKHLKPDIYEQLKKGVDEHEVLDQGYIDKVISVIRGLMEENAIKGRVLGRKKHLWSVHNKMKAQGLDLDQVHDIVAFRVIVSSLKDCYAVLGLVHSLWKPVHGRFKDYISMPKANMYQSLHTTVIGPDGERIEIQIRTEEMNQLAEYGVAAHWAYKERGKAGKMAARDAERFTWLRHIMDWQREATDSKEFMQTLRFDLFQEEVYIFTPKGDVKEMPEGATPVDFAYAIHTEVGSHCTGAKVNGRLVPLSTPLKNGDTVEIITDKNRKPSKDWLKFVKTAKARTRIKHWVKTQERAEAIVLGKEVLEKEGRKLGVNVQRLVKEDALGPVLAEYNFGGVDDLYVAVGYSKLTPRRVLRSFLPKPETPAKPESAPEQSQAEPGKGKPGEGIRIKGVDNVLVSYAGCCNPLPGEPVVGYISRGRGVIVHTHDCPNLMRLEPERLMQVSWEGEEDKPYPAKISILAHNRKGVLAKISAVLCDDGVNIDSGTFNSKVDGRTEIVMTVEVKDSSHLYRALDHLRKIADVVEVKRMVEESMV from the coding sequence ATGATCCGCATCAATGAAATCATGGACAAGGTCGCCCCCTACATGGACCAGGCAGGGCAGGACCTCATCACCAAAGCCTACGTCTATTCGGCCGCAGCCCATGCCGGGCAGACCCGGCTCTCTGGCGAGCCCTATCTCTCGCACCCCCTGGAAGTGGCCAACATCCTGGCCGAGATGCGCCTGGACGCCGCCAGCGTCTCCGCCGGCCTGCTCCACGACACCGTGGAGGACACCTACGCCACCGTGGACGAGATCGAGGAGCAGTTCGGCGAGGAAGTGGCCGACGTGGTGGACGGCGTCACCAAGATCAGCCTCATGTCTTTCGAGACCAAGGAGGAGGCCCAGGCCGAGAACATCCGCAAGATGGTCCTGGCCATGGCCGAGGACATCCGCGTGATCCTGGTGAAACTGGCCGACAGGCTGCACAACATGCGCACCCTGGATTTCCAGAAGCCCCTGAAGCGCCAGCTCATCAGCCAGGAGACCATGGACATCTACGCCCCCCTGGCCAACCGCCTGGGCCTGCACAGGATCAAGGTGGAGTTGGAGGACCTCTCCTTCAAGCACCTCAAGCCCGACATCTACGAGCAGCTCAAGAAGGGCGTGGACGAACACGAGGTGCTCGACCAGGGCTACATCGACAAGGTGATCTCCGTGATCCGGGGCCTCATGGAGGAAAACGCCATCAAGGGCCGGGTGCTCGGGCGCAAGAAGCACCTCTGGAGCGTGCACAACAAGATGAAGGCCCAGGGGCTGGACCTGGACCAGGTGCACGACATCGTGGCCTTCCGCGTGATCGTGAGCAGCCTCAAGGACTGCTACGCCGTGCTGGGTCTGGTCCATTCGCTCTGGAAACCGGTGCACGGGCGTTTCAAGGATTACATCTCCATGCCCAAGGCCAACATGTACCAGAGCCTGCACACCACCGTGATCGGGCCCGACGGCGAGCGCATCGAGATCCAGATCCGCACCGAGGAGATGAACCAACTGGCCGAATACGGCGTGGCCGCCCACTGGGCCTACAAGGAGCGCGGCAAGGCCGGGAAGATGGCCGCCCGCGACGCCGAGCGCTTCACCTGGCTGCGCCACATCATGGACTGGCAGCGCGAGGCCACGGACTCCAAGGAGTTCATGCAGACCTTGCGTTTCGACCTCTTCCAGGAGGAGGTCTACATCTTCACGCCCAAGGGCGACGTGAAGGAGATGCCCGAAGGCGCAACCCCCGTGGACTTCGCCTACGCCATCCACACCGAAGTGGGCAGCCACTGCACCGGGGCCAAGGTCAACGGCCGCCTGGTCCCGCTCTCCACGCCGCTCAAGAACGGCGACACCGTGGAGATCATCACCGACAAGAACCGCAAGCCCAGCAAGGACTGGCTCAAGTTCGTCAAGACCGCCAAGGCCAGGACGCGCATCAAACACTGGGTGAAGACCCAGGAGCGCGCCGAGGCCATCGTCCTGGGCAAGGAAGTGCTGGAGAAGGAAGGGCGAAAGCTGGGCGTCAACGTGCAGCGCCTCGTGAAGGAGGACGCCCTGGGGCCGGTGCTGGCCGAATACAACTTCGGCGGGGTGGACGACCTCTACGTGGCCGTGGGCTACTCCAAGCTCACGCCCCGGCGCGTGCTGCGCTCCTTCCTGCCCAAGCCCGAAACGCCCGCCAAGCCCGAGTCCGCCCCGGAGCAGTCCCAGGCCGAGCCGGGCAAGGGCAAGCCGGGGGAGGGCATCCGCATCAAGGGCGTGGACAACGTGCTCGTCAGTTACGCCGGGTGCTGCAACCCCCTGCCGGGCGAGCCGGTGGTGGGCTACATCAGCCGGGGGCGCGGCGTGATCGTGCACACCCACGACTGCCCCAACCTCATGCGCCTGGAACCCGAACGGCTCATGCAGGTCTCCTGGGAGGGCGAGGAGGACAAGCCCTATCCGGCCAAGATCTCCATCCTTGCGCACAACCGCAAGGGCGTGCTGGCCAAGATTTCCGCCGTGCTCTGCGACGACGGCGTGAACATCGACTCGGGCACGTTCAACTCCAAGGTGGACGGCCGCACCGAGATCGTGATGACCGTGGAAGTCAAGGATTCGAGCCATCTCTACCGGGCCCTGGACCATCTGCGCAAGATCGCCGACGTGGTGGAGGTCAAGCGCATGGTCGAGGAGTCCATGGTGTAG
- a CDS encoding peptide-binding protein, whose translation MATLGEPTNLIPPLSTDSASHEVASLMYVSPLRYDKNIQIEPYAAKSFEILDGGRHFRFELRDDIRWFDGTPLTAEDVEFTYRFMIDPKTPTAYAGDFLAIKEFRRTGKYTFEVWYEKPFARAVATWAQDILPRHALEGEDPANTRLARDPMGAGPYKLKQWVENQRVVLEANPDYFEGKPFIDEVVYRSVTDQTTQFLELKAGNLDYVGLTPPQYLFQTSGPDWDDKYRKYKYLASSYAYVAWNLEHPLFREKAVRQAMAHAISKQEIIKGALMGLGEPTIGHFKPDSWAYNRDIKDYAYDPGRALMLLASQGWTRRTPTGPLEKDGRPFAFTIITNQGNEQRIKACAIIQNQLARIGIQVKVRTIEWATFIKEFVNQRRFEAVLLAWSIPQDPDAFDVWHSSKIKAPGLNFVGYANPEADSLLEEGRAMLEPALRKPVYDRFQVVVHEDQPYCFLFTPYALPILTARIHGVDPAPAGISWNFTRWWIPRSQQKARLSQ comes from the coding sequence ATGGCCACCCTGGGCGAACCCACCAACCTCATCCCGCCGCTCTCCACGGATTCGGCCTCCCACGAGGTGGCCTCGCTGATGTACGTGTCGCCGCTGCGCTACGACAAGAACATCCAGATAGAGCCCTACGCGGCGAAATCCTTCGAGATCCTCGACGGAGGCCGCCACTTCCGGTTCGAATTGCGAGACGACATCCGCTGGTTCGACGGCACGCCCCTCACCGCCGAGGACGTGGAGTTCACCTACCGCTTCATGATCGACCCCAAGACGCCCACGGCCTACGCGGGCGACTTCCTGGCCATCAAGGAGTTTCGCCGCACGGGCAAGTACACTTTCGAGGTATGGTATGAAAAGCCCTTTGCGCGCGCCGTGGCCACCTGGGCGCAAGATATCCTGCCCAGGCACGCCCTGGAAGGGGAGGACCCGGCCAACACCCGCCTCGCCCGCGACCCCATGGGGGCCGGACCCTACAAGCTCAAGCAGTGGGTGGAGAACCAGCGCGTGGTGCTCGAGGCCAACCCGGACTATTTCGAGGGAAAACCCTTCATCGACGAGGTGGTCTACCGCTCCGTGACCGACCAGACCACCCAGTTCCTGGAACTCAAGGCCGGAAACCTGGACTACGTTGGCCTCACCCCGCCCCAGTACCTCTTCCAGACCTCCGGCCCGGACTGGGACGACAAGTACCGTAAATACAAGTATCTGGCCTCGTCCTACGCCTACGTGGCCTGGAACCTGGAACACCCCCTGTTCCGCGAGAAGGCCGTGCGCCAGGCCATGGCCCACGCCATCTCCAAGCAGGAGATCATCAAGGGCGCGCTCATGGGCCTGGGCGAGCCCACCATCGGCCACTTCAAGCCCGATTCCTGGGCCTACAACCGCGACATCAAGGACTACGCATACGATCCCGGCCGCGCCCTCATGCTTCTGGCCTCCCAGGGCTGGACCCGGCGCACCCCCACCGGCCCCCTGGAGAAGGACGGCAGGCCCTTCGCCTTCACCATCATCACCAACCAGGGCAACGAGCAGCGCATCAAGGCCTGCGCCATCATCCAGAACCAGCTGGCGCGCATCGGCATCCAGGTGAAGGTGCGCACCATCGAGTGGGCCACCTTCATCAAGGAATTCGTGAACCAGCGCCGCTTCGAGGCCGTGCTCCTGGCCTGGTCCATCCCGCAGGACCCGGACGCCTTCGATGTCTGGCACTCCTCGAAAATCAAGGCCCCGGGGCTCAACTTCGTGGGTTACGCCAACCCCGAGGCCGACAGCCTCCTGGAAGAGGGCAGGGCCATGCTCGAACCCGCCCTGCGCAAGCCCGTCTACGACCGCTTCCAGGTAGTGGTCCACGAGGACCAACCCTATTGTTTCCTCTTCACGCCCTACGCCCTGCCCATCCTCACCGCGCGCATCCACGGCGTGGACCCTGCGCCCGCGGGCATTTCATGGAACTTCACCCGCTGGTGGATCCCCAGATCCCAGCAAAAGGCCCGGCTCTCCCAATGA
- a CDS encoding ParA family protein, whose amino-acid sequence MGCSVLAVANQKGGVGKTTTALTLGAALTRMGRRTLVMDLDPHGCASVHLGHFPENVPVSAYDLLLTEGFDAGLWGRALIRGAEGRMDMVASNVRLSELDIDLKGRENKGLLLKKLLGEAASDYDFVILDCPPNMGVLLVNAMVASNLLIIPIQTDFLALHGLRLIFDSIRLLNKVLPRPVAWRALATMFDRRAGACRRVLHLLRGKLGPKLFETVIDMDTQFREASASGGVIYDIAPDSRGAREYMALAKEIVTS is encoded by the coding sequence GTGGGTTGTTCCGTACTGGCGGTGGCCAATCAGAAAGGCGGGGTGGGCAAGACCACCACCGCGCTCACGCTGGGGGCCGCGCTTACCCGTATGGGCAGGAGGACCCTCGTCATGGACCTTGACCCCCACGGGTGCGCCTCGGTCCATTTGGGGCACTTCCCGGAGAACGTGCCCGTGTCCGCCTACGATCTGCTCCTGACCGAGGGCTTCGACGCGGGGCTGTGGGGCAGGGCGCTCATCCGGGGCGCTGAGGGCCGCATGGACATGGTGGCCAGCAACGTGCGCCTCTCCGAGCTGGACATCGACCTGAAGGGTCGCGAGAACAAAGGGCTTTTGCTGAAGAAACTTTTGGGCGAGGCCGCCAGTGACTACGATTTCGTCATCCTGGACTGCCCGCCGAACATGGGAGTGTTGCTGGTGAACGCGATGGTGGCCTCGAACCTTCTGATCATCCCGATCCAGACGGATTTTCTGGCCCTGCACGGGTTGAGGCTCATCTTCGACTCCATCCGGCTGCTCAACAAGGTGCTGCCCAGGCCCGTGGCCTGGCGCGCCCTGGCCACGATGTTCGACCGGCGCGCCGGCGCCTGCCGCAGGGTGCTGCACCTGCTGCGCGGCAAACTCGGCCCCAAGCTGTTCGAGACCGTCATCGACATGGACACCCAGTTCCGAGAGGCCAGCGCCTCGGGAGGCGTGATCTACGACATCGCCCCGGATTCGCGAGGGGCGAGGGAATACATGGCCCTGGCCAAGGAAATCGTGACGTCGTGA
- a CDS encoding CheR family methyltransferase: MSSLFSKTISLRKELKIADSEFVQLRDYIYQQSGIYIADNRKYLLENRLANRLKELNLKSFAEYYHFLQYDPGKRLELNRLFEVVTTNETSFYRNPPQLAVFQNNVLSEVLDRQRKSGQRKLRIWSAGCSTGEEPYTLAIILHEVLKSEIASWDIRITANDLSEGVLASARRGVYNDYTLRTTPKEIVARYFIAEDGKFTIKPEVKRLVTFGQINLSDKTMLKRVDRSQIVFCRNVIIYFDDEMKKNVISSFYDNLLPGGYLLIGHSESLHNISRAFKPKHYPGAIVYLKEG, translated from the coding sequence ATGTCCTCACTTTTCTCCAAAACCATCTCCCTGCGCAAGGAGCTCAAGATCGCGGACTCGGAGTTCGTGCAGCTCAGGGATTACATCTACCAGCAGTCCGGCATCTACATTGCCGACAACAGGAAATACCTCCTGGAGAACAGGCTGGCCAACCGCCTGAAGGAGCTCAACCTCAAGAGCTTCGCGGAATATTACCATTTCCTGCAGTACGATCCGGGCAAGCGCCTGGAGCTCAACCGTCTGTTCGAAGTGGTGACCACCAACGAAACGAGCTTCTACCGCAACCCCCCGCAGCTTGCGGTGTTCCAGAACAACGTTCTCTCCGAGGTGCTGGACCGCCAGCGCAAGTCGGGGCAGCGCAAGTTGCGCATCTGGTCGGCCGGGTGCTCCACCGGTGAGGAACCCTACACCTTGGCGATCATCCTGCACGAGGTGCTCAAGTCGGAGATCGCCAGTTGGGACATTCGCATCACGGCCAACGACCTTTCCGAAGGCGTGCTGGCCTCGGCCAGGCGCGGCGTCTACAACGACTACACCCTGCGCACCACGCCCAAAGAGATCGTGGCACGGTACTTCATCGCCGAGGACGGCAAATTCACCATCAAGCCCGAAGTGAAACGCCTGGTGACGTTCGGACAGATCAACCTGAGCGACAAGACCATGCTCAAACGGGTTGACCGTTCCCAGATCGTCTTTTGTCGCAATGTTATCATTTACTTCGATGACGAGATGAAAAAGAACGTCATCAGTTCATTCTACGACAATCTGCTGCCGGGCGGTTATCTGCTTATCGGGCATTCAGAGTCGTTGCACAATATCTCGCGGGCGTTCAAGCCCAAGCATTATCCGGGAGCGATCGTCTATCTCAAGGAAGGATAA
- a CDS encoding SAP domain-containing protein, translating to MDRLEILARAWTAGTNVEGLDKTEAVRAIQRAEGFEACYGCGCWDTCGQYHCAFREDCVLIQVIEDPCRVVACDIPEDPKPR from the coding sequence ATGGACAGGCTGGAGATCCTCGCCCGGGCCTGGACGGCCGGGACCAACGTGGAAGGGCTGGACAAGACCGAGGCCGTCCGCGCCATCCAGCGGGCGGAGGGCTTCGAGGCCTGCTACGGCTGCGGCTGCTGGGACACCTGCGGGCAGTATCACTGCGCCTTCCGCGAGGACTGCGTGCTCATCCAGGTGATCGAAGACCCCTGCCGGGTGGTGGCCTGCGACATACCCGAAGACCCGAAGCCCCGATGA
- a CDS encoding TylF/MycF/NovP-related O-methyltransferase gives MISDEEREALARLYLASRRNARSAYLAAQMAYLAASPLADSCEPRTMWEPAKVRFVLDMVLRTESVPGNILELGVFQGGGTFLMARMLKAISSGRVIVGVDSFEGMPEPVDQDADDSGVARFHEGMFREGSSYQYTSLLARVLHLEDRVRFIKGYFADVLPSLAREGRRYSLAIVDPDQYAGTMQALETFYDLMSPGGVVIVDDYGCASSMGVQRAVDEFLAGRPERLEVGALSMVWFRKL, from the coding sequence ATGATCAGCGACGAGGAGCGCGAAGCCCTCGCCAGGCTGTACCTGGCGAGTCGCCGCAACGCCAGGAGCGCCTATCTTGCCGCTCAGATGGCCTATCTGGCTGCCTCCCCCCTGGCGGATTCCTGCGAACCCCGCACCATGTGGGAACCGGCCAAGGTGCGCTTCGTGCTGGACATGGTGCTGCGCACCGAGTCCGTGCCCGGGAACATCCTGGAGTTGGGGGTGTTCCAGGGCGGGGGCACCTTCCTCATGGCGAGGATGCTCAAGGCCATTTCCTCGGGGCGCGTCATCGTCGGGGTGGATTCCTTCGAGGGCATGCCGGAACCCGTGGACCAGGACGCGGACGACTCCGGAGTCGCCCGTTTCCACGAGGGCATGTTCAGGGAGGGCTCCTCCTATCAGTATACCAGCCTGCTGGCCCGGGTGCTCCACCTGGAGGACCGCGTACGGTTCATCAAGGGCTATTTCGCGGACGTGCTCCCGAGCCTGGCCCGGGAGGGTCGCCGCTATTCGCTGGCGATCGTGGACCCGGACCAATACGCGGGAACCATGCAGGCCCTGGAAACATTTTACGATCTCATGTCCCCGGGAGGGGTGGTGATCGTGGACGACTACGGATGCGCCTCGTCCATGGGCGTGCAGCGCGCCGTGGACGAGTTCCTGGCGGGGCGGCCGGAACGGCTGGAGGTCGGGGCGCTCTCCATGGTCTGGTTCAGGAAGCTCTGA